A single window of Nocardia sp. NBC_01327 DNA harbors:
- a CDS encoding phytanoyl-CoA dioxygenase family protein, whose amino-acid sequence MLTDDQVETFITDGFVKVERAFPRETATRAREILWRATGCDPDDPATWTQAVIRLADHAEEPFAQAVNAPALLEAFDQLVGPGRWLPRNSLGGFPIRFPSPESPGDDGWHIDASFPGDGPADDYIQWRINVRSKGRALLMLFLFSDIDAEDAPTRIRVGSHLRLPNVLAPYGEPGVSMSAPELIETYNATVDLPQALATGRAGDVYLCHPFLVHAAQPHHGRNPRFLAQPPLLLREPCVLDRPDNAYSPVEQAIRRGLEVEAVR is encoded by the coding sequence ATGCTTACCGACGATCAGGTGGAAACTTTCATCACCGACGGCTTCGTGAAAGTCGAGCGGGCTTTCCCGCGCGAGACAGCCACCCGCGCCCGCGAAATCCTCTGGCGCGCCACCGGATGCGATCCGGACGACCCGGCCACCTGGACCCAGGCGGTAATCCGCCTGGCCGACCACGCGGAGGAGCCTTTCGCCCAGGCGGTCAATGCCCCGGCCCTTCTCGAAGCCTTCGACCAGCTGGTCGGTCCCGGCCGCTGGCTCCCGCGAAACAGTCTCGGCGGCTTCCCGATCCGCTTCCCGAGTCCCGAATCACCGGGTGACGACGGCTGGCATATCGATGCGAGCTTCCCCGGCGACGGCCCCGCGGACGACTACATCCAGTGGCGAATCAATGTGCGGTCCAAGGGTCGAGCCCTGCTGATGCTCTTCCTCTTCTCCGATATCGACGCCGAGGATGCCCCCACCCGGATTCGCGTGGGCTCGCATCTGCGTCTTCCGAACGTTCTGGCTCCGTACGGCGAACCGGGCGTCAGCATGTCCGCGCCCGAGCTCATCGAGACCTACAACGCCACAGTCGATCTGCCCCAGGCGCTGGCCACGGGCCGAGCCGGCGACGTCTACCTCTGCCATCCGTTCCTCGTCCACGCCGCCCAGCCCCATCACGGCCGCAACCCCCGCTTCCTCGCCCAGCCGCCACTGCTGCTCCGCGAACCCTGCGTCCTCGATCGCCCGGACAATGCGTATTCGCCTGTGGAACAGGCTATTCGGCGCGGACTGGAGGTCGAGGCCGTCCGCTAG
- a CDS encoding VWA domain-containing protein → MQSIKTDTEGGFDAYIEQQREVPKRIEVTLAQFDTEYELVYANRPLAQVPPLTLQPRGMTALYDAVGRLITDVGSELAARAEADRPGTVILVVLTDGHENSSKEWSHAAVKSLITQQQDTYNWNFLFLGANIDAVAIGTEMGFSARRSITYAAAPQGVSGVFRAASAYSARLQAPPPAPGAPAQQDAGFTDDERSQSNPGR, encoded by the coding sequence ATGCAGTCGATCAAGACCGATACCGAGGGCGGGTTCGACGCCTATATCGAGCAGCAGCGGGAGGTGCCGAAGCGGATCGAGGTGACTCTCGCTCAGTTCGATACCGAATACGAGCTGGTGTACGCGAATCGTCCGCTGGCGCAGGTGCCGCCGCTGACGTTGCAGCCCCGGGGGATGACGGCGCTGTACGACGCGGTGGGGCGGTTGATCACCGATGTGGGGAGTGAGCTGGCAGCGCGGGCCGAGGCGGATCGGCCGGGGACGGTCATTCTGGTGGTGCTCACCGACGGGCACGAGAACTCCAGCAAAGAGTGGTCGCATGCCGCGGTGAAGTCGCTGATCACCCAGCAGCAGGACACCTACAACTGGAACTTCCTGTTCCTCGGCGCGAATATCGACGCCGTGGCCATCGGCACCGAAATGGGTTTCTCGGCCCGCCGGTCGATCACGTATGCCGCCGCTCCGCAGGGTGTCTCCGGTGTGTTCCGCGCGGCCTCGGCCTATTCGGCCCGGCTGCAGGCGCCGCCGCCCGCCCCCGGTGCACCGGCTCAGCAGGATGCCGGTTTCACCGATGACGAGCGTTCCCAGTCGAATCCGGGTCGCTGA
- a CDS encoding response regulator transcription factor: MSIRVVIADDQALVRAGFAALLDAQDDIEVVGEAADGEEAVRLARELTPDVVLMDIRMPVLDGLAATREIAAAAELSEVRVVVLTTFELDEYVFEAMRAGATGFLVKHTEPADLVKAVRVVAGGDALLSPSVTRRLVAEFASHAKPAPATLTELTDREREVMALVAEGLTNAEIAQRLFMSPATARTHVSRILLKLGARDRTQLVVLAYESGLVRPGWQ; this comes from the coding sequence GTGAGTATTCGGGTGGTCATCGCCGATGATCAGGCGCTGGTGCGCGCCGGATTCGCGGCACTGCTGGACGCGCAGGACGATATCGAGGTTGTCGGCGAGGCCGCCGACGGCGAAGAGGCGGTGCGGCTGGCACGGGAACTCACCCCGGATGTGGTGCTCATGGATATTCGCATGCCGGTGCTGGACGGGCTGGCCGCCACCCGCGAAATCGCCGCTGCCGCCGAACTTTCCGAGGTGCGGGTGGTGGTGCTGACCACCTTCGAGCTCGACGAGTACGTCTTCGAGGCCATGCGCGCCGGGGCCACCGGATTCCTGGTGAAGCACACCGAACCCGCCGATCTGGTGAAGGCTGTTCGCGTGGTGGCCGGGGGCGATGCCCTGCTCTCCCCCAGCGTCACCCGCCGGCTCGTGGCCGAATTCGCCTCGCACGCCAAACCCGCCCCCGCCACCCTCACCGAACTCACCGACCGCGAACGCGAGGTGATGGCCCTCGTAGCCGAGGGCCTCACCAATGCCGAAATCGCCCAGCGCCTCTTCATGAGCCCCGCCACCGCGCGCACCCATGTCAGCCGCATCCTGCTCAAACTCGGCGCCCGCGACCGGACGCAGCTGGTGGTGCTGGCGTACGAATCGGGCCTGGTCCGCCCCGGCTGGCAATAG
- a CDS encoding sensor histidine kinase, with protein MEIRAARWWDVLLALVVAAIQLGAGTLANAHQPQLRQLDLLGYALLAGGPLLLALRRRYPYPVFYGTLAITAAYLLIGYGYGPVFFSLVISFLTAGIIGSRWYTYSFVPLGYLLMVWPVPEWRGYTTNAWQEFGLLAWLIVLAAIAEGIRQRHAAVLARKQREAEVERGEHAQHEREAAERAREQAEREQRASEERLTIARELHDVLAHSLSLINVQSSVALELIDRRPEQAASALAAIKTASKEALGEVHALLRSIRSGTSSVAAPITPTIGISDLDGLTRPARAAGLQVRTIVTGPVKRLPSVVDVAAARIVQESLTNVVRHAPGASVLVSVRYSVDRLQLCVENTRPERAAAGVSGGGHGIIGMTERANALGGRLLAEPKVGGGFRVEARLPIHLARPEPAA; from the coding sequence ATGGAGATTCGTGCGGCACGGTGGTGGGATGTGCTGCTCGCACTGGTGGTGGCCGCGATACAGCTCGGCGCGGGCACGCTCGCCAACGCCCACCAACCACAGCTGCGACAGCTCGACCTGCTCGGATATGCACTGCTGGCCGGTGGACCGCTGCTGCTGGCGCTGCGACGACGGTATCCGTATCCGGTGTTCTACGGAACGCTGGCGATCACCGCCGCCTACCTGCTCATCGGCTACGGATACGGACCGGTCTTCTTCTCGCTGGTGATTTCCTTCCTCACCGCGGGCATTATCGGATCACGCTGGTACACCTATTCTTTCGTTCCCCTCGGATATCTGCTGATGGTGTGGCCGGTGCCCGAATGGCGCGGTTACACCACCAATGCCTGGCAGGAATTCGGACTGCTCGCCTGGCTGATCGTGCTCGCCGCCATTGCCGAGGGCATCCGGCAGCGGCACGCGGCCGTGCTGGCGCGAAAGCAGCGCGAGGCGGAGGTCGAGCGCGGCGAACACGCACAGCACGAGCGCGAGGCCGCCGAACGCGCGCGGGAACAGGCCGAACGCGAACAGCGCGCCAGCGAGGAACGGCTCACCATCGCGCGCGAACTGCACGATGTGCTCGCACACAGCCTCTCGCTCATCAATGTGCAGTCCTCGGTGGCGCTGGAACTCATCGACCGGCGGCCCGAACAGGCCGCGAGCGCGCTGGCCGCCATCAAGACCGCCAGCAAGGAGGCGCTCGGCGAGGTGCACGCCCTGCTGCGCTCCATCCGGTCCGGGACCAGCAGTGTGGCCGCACCCATCACGCCGACCATCGGCATCAGCGATCTCGACGGGCTCACCCGGCCCGCCCGCGCCGCCGGGCTGCAGGTGCGCACCATTGTGACCGGGCCGGTGAAACGCCTGCCCTCGGTGGTGGACGTCGCGGCCGCGCGCATCGTGCAGGAATCGCTCACCAATGTGGTGCGGCACGCACCCGGTGCGAGTGTGCTTGTCTCGGTACGGTATTCGGTCGACCGGCTGCAACTGTGCGTCGAGAACACCCGGCCGGAGCGCGCGGCCGCCGGGGTATCCGGCGGCGGGCACGGCATTATCGGCATGACCGAACGGGCGAACGCGCTGGGCGGGCGACTGCTGGCCGAACCGAAGGTCGGCGGCGGCTTCCGGGTCGAAGCCCGCCTGCCCATCCACCTGGCCCGCCCCGAACCGGCCGCCTAG
- a CDS encoding ABC transporter ATP-binding protein — MNEAIVETDRLTKRYGPHTAVDAVSMTVRRGEIYGFLGPNGAGKTTTLRMLVGLIRPSGGTAAVLGARPGDPETLRRIGVLIEGPGFYPYLSGRDNLRVLAEYRGAARGEVEQVLARVGLADRGKDRFRTYSLGMKQRLGVGAALLGHPDLLILDEPTNGLDPAGMAEMRELIIGLAADGHTVVLSSHLLSEVQEICDRVGVISGGRLLAESTVRELRGAASLFLRAEPLELAFPAVCGVVGDRSALLTATGIRVDAGVAMAPAVARAVIGAGADLLELRSDEKSLEEVFFEMTETAK; from the coding sequence ATGAACGAAGCGATCGTCGAGACCGACCGGTTGACCAAACGCTACGGCCCGCACACCGCCGTGGATGCCGTGAGCATGACTGTCCGCCGTGGTGAGATCTACGGCTTCCTCGGCCCGAACGGTGCGGGCAAAACCACCACGCTGCGCATGCTGGTGGGCCTCATCCGGCCCTCCGGCGGCACCGCCGCGGTACTCGGCGCGCGCCCCGGCGATCCCGAAACCCTGCGCCGCATAGGCGTTCTCATCGAGGGCCCCGGTTTCTACCCGTACCTGTCCGGTCGCGACAACCTGCGCGTGCTGGCCGAGTACCGCGGCGCCGCTCGCGGCGAGGTCGAGCAGGTGCTGGCCCGGGTCGGCCTGGCCGACCGCGGCAAGGACAGATTCCGCACCTACTCGCTCGGCATGAAGCAGCGACTCGGTGTCGGCGCGGCCCTGCTCGGCCATCCTGACCTGCTGATTCTCGATGAACCCACGAACGGTCTGGATCCCGCCGGCATGGCGGAGATGCGGGAACTCATTATCGGACTCGCCGCCGACGGGCACACCGTCGTGCTGTCCAGTCACCTGCTCAGTGAAGTGCAGGAGATCTGTGATCGTGTCGGCGTGATCTCCGGCGGCCGCCTGCTGGCCGAGTCCACGGTGCGCGAATTACGCGGCGCGGCATCGCTTTTCCTGCGTGCCGAGCCTCTCGAACTGGCCTTCCCCGCGGTGTGCGGGGTGGTCGGCGATCGGTCCGCACTGCTGACCGCCACCGGCATCAGAGTGGATGCCGGTGTGGCAATGGCGCCGGCGGTGGCACGTGCGGTGATCGGCGCGGGCGCGGATCTACTGGAACTGCGCAGCGACGAAAAGTCTTTGGAAGAAGTGTTTTTCGAGATGACGGAGACGGCGAAATGA
- a CDS encoding ABC transporter permease subunit codes for MTDLLASTRAEILRLRKWPAFWIVLGTWILLNLTFAYLFNYLAYSSGTSTRMSNGQPRDVLLQQMLPAAVPEVFTQGMAMFGGALMLVLGALAVGSGYGWGTWKTVLSQGPSRSAAVGGVMLSLAATVLTLVLVAFVVDTGVAALIASTQGQSLALPSAGRILLGIVSGTAILGMWTLAGALIGAIARGPALAVGLGLVWVLVVENLLRGVAGIFTPIRALTDHLPGTAAGSLAGSLRTTTGPATPGVLDILTRDQSLLILAAYIALFVAGTVWLIHRRDMV; via the coding sequence ATGACCGACCTGCTGGCAAGCACCCGGGCCGAAATACTGCGACTGCGCAAGTGGCCCGCCTTCTGGATCGTGCTCGGCACCTGGATCCTGCTGAACCTGACCTTCGCCTACCTGTTCAACTATCTGGCCTACAGCTCCGGCACCAGCACCCGGATGTCGAACGGTCAGCCCCGCGACGTACTGCTGCAGCAGATGCTCCCGGCCGCGGTGCCGGAGGTCTTCACCCAGGGCATGGCCATGTTCGGCGGCGCGCTCATGCTGGTGCTCGGCGCGCTGGCGGTCGGCAGCGGTTACGGCTGGGGCACCTGGAAAACCGTTCTGAGCCAAGGCCCTTCGCGGTCGGCGGCGGTAGGCGGCGTCATGCTGAGCCTGGCGGCGACGGTGCTCACGCTGGTGCTGGTCGCCTTCGTCGTGGATACCGGAGTCGCGGCGCTCATCGCCTCCACGCAGGGGCAGTCCCTGGCACTGCCTTCGGCGGGCCGGATTCTGCTCGGAATCGTCTCGGGCACAGCCATTCTGGGCATGTGGACACTGGCGGGCGCGCTGATCGGCGCGATCGCTCGCGGCCCGGCCCTGGCTGTCGGCCTCGGCCTGGTGTGGGTGCTGGTGGTGGAGAATCTGCTGCGCGGCGTAGCCGGAATCTTCACTCCCATCAGGGCTCTCACCGATCACCTGCCCGGTACGGCCGCCGGATCTCTCGCCGGTTCGCTGCGCACGACCACCGGTCCGGCCACCCCGGGCGTACTGGACATCCTCACCCGAGACCAGTCCCTGCTGATCCTCGCCGCCTATATCGCCCTCTTCGTGGCGGGCACGGTGTGGCTGATCCACCGCCGGGACATGGTCTGA
- a CDS encoding SRPBCC family protein, with product MDVAPIRPPDLSTRPFFLTVERIMAASPDELYRMCTRQLGLWFADPGSVLMREPAVNETFFFTAGGGHPHYGRFLRLLPDRLMEITWVTGAGGTEGAETVLTIEFSPHGAGTAVLLSHAGFPDAESRDRHEQSWPAVLAQLDQRAAAAV from the coding sequence ATGGACGTTGCGCCGATCCGGCCTCCCGATCTCTCCACGCGGCCGTTCTTCCTGACTGTCGAACGGATCATGGCGGCCTCGCCGGACGAGCTCTACCGCATGTGCACCCGCCAACTCGGACTGTGGTTCGCCGATCCGGGGTCGGTGCTCATGCGGGAGCCCGCGGTGAACGAGACCTTCTTCTTCACCGCGGGTGGCGGGCACCCGCACTACGGACGTTTTCTCCGGCTGCTGCCCGATCGCCTGATGGAGATCACCTGGGTGACCGGTGCGGGTGGCACCGAGGGCGCGGAAACCGTGCTCACGATTGAATTCTCACCCCACGGTGCGGGCACCGCCGTACTGCTCAGCCACGCCGGATTCCCCGATGCCGAGTCCCGGGACCGCCACGAACAGTCCTGGCCGGCCGTGCTCGCGCAACTCGACCAGCGCGCCGCCGCGGCGGTCTGA
- a CDS encoding OsmC family peroxiredoxin, which produces MPTRTARTAWTGGLQDGSGQVELVSSGVGKYDVSFPKRAADNADGTTSPEELIAAAHSSCYAMALSGQVGAAGGTVESLDVTADVTLSPDPAGGFRISKIKLTVVGRASGIDEAGFLEAAAGAKAGCPISKALAGVDDIELDATFES; this is translated from the coding sequence ATGCCTACACGTACCGCGCGCACCGCTTGGACCGGCGGGCTGCAGGACGGCTCCGGACAGGTCGAGCTGGTGAGCTCCGGCGTCGGCAAGTACGACGTCTCCTTCCCGAAGCGCGCCGCCGACAATGCCGACGGCACCACCAGCCCCGAAGAGCTGATCGCCGCCGCGCACTCCTCCTGCTACGCCATGGCGCTCTCGGGTCAGGTCGGCGCGGCCGGCGGCACGGTGGAGAGCCTGGACGTCACCGCCGACGTCACCCTGAGCCCGGACCCGGCCGGTGGTTTTCGTATCTCCAAGATCAAGCTGACCGTGGTCGGCCGCGCCTCGGGCATCGATGAGGCAGGCTTCCTCGAGGCCGCCGCGGGCGCGAAGGCGGGCTGCCCGATCTCCAAGGCGCTCGCGGGCGTCGACGATATCGAACTGGACGCGACCTTCGAGTCCTGA
- a CDS encoding antibiotic biosynthesis monooxygenase family protein has translation MAVVKINAIEVPEGAGSELEKRFAQRAHAVENSPGFLGFQLLRPVSGDNRYFVVTHWDSNDSFEAWRDGPARTAHAGGENRQPVSTGASLLEFEVVLDVQSKA, from the coding sequence ATGGCAGTCGTCAAGATCAATGCAATCGAGGTTCCCGAGGGCGCGGGCTCCGAACTGGAGAAGCGTTTCGCCCAACGCGCGCACGCGGTCGAGAACTCCCCCGGGTTCCTCGGCTTCCAGCTGCTCCGCCCGGTCTCCGGCGACAACCGCTACTTCGTTGTCACCCATTGGGATTCCAACGACTCCTTCGAGGCCTGGCGCGACGGCCCGGCCCGCACCGCGCACGCGGGCGGCGAGAACCGGCAGCCGGTCTCGACCGGCGCCTCGCTGCTCGAGTTCGAGGTCGTCCTCGATGTGCAGAGCAAGGCCTGA
- a CDS encoding alpha/beta fold hydrolase, with protein sequence MFTDEGGTGVPILLLHGLMGSARTWRGQLEWLREFGHVYTFDAAGHGRPAPAEPTTEAFVADLAAATARIAEPMVVIGHSMGGLHAWMFAAAHPDRVRALVVEDMAPDFRGRTAEHWAAVIGAWPQPFPNDAAVLEFFGPVAGRYFLDSFTRGPDGYRLHGEVATFRAISEEWGTRDFWTQWTSITAPALLIEGEYTITPPGQMRQMAELHPDARHVVIARAGHLVHDDQPAAYRAEVEDFLRRTLV encoded by the coding sequence ATGTTTACTGACGAAGGTGGCACAGGCGTACCGATCCTGCTGCTGCACGGGCTGATGGGCAGCGCTCGCACCTGGCGAGGTCAGCTGGAGTGGCTGCGCGAGTTCGGGCATGTCTACACCTTCGACGCGGCCGGGCACGGCCGCCCCGCACCGGCGGAACCGACCACCGAGGCATTTGTCGCGGACCTCGCGGCGGCCACCGCGCGGATCGCCGAACCCATGGTGGTGATCGGGCATTCGATGGGCGGACTGCACGCGTGGATGTTCGCCGCCGCGCATCCGGACCGGGTGCGCGCCCTCGTGGTCGAGGATATGGCCCCGGATTTCCGAGGCCGCACCGCCGAACACTGGGCCGCGGTGATCGGGGCCTGGCCGCAGCCGTTCCCGAATGATGCTGCGGTACTGGAGTTCTTCGGCCCGGTGGCGGGCCGCTACTTCCTCGACTCGTTCACCCGCGGCCCGGACGGCTATCGCCTGCACGGGGAGGTGGCCACCTTCCGCGCTATCTCGGAGGAGTGGGGCACCCGGGATTTCTGGACCCAGTGGACGTCGATCACCGCCCCGGCCCTGCTGATCGAGGGTGAATACACCATCACCCCGCCCGGTCAGATGCGGCAGATGGCCGAGCTGCATCCCGATGCCCGGCATGTCGTGATCGCTCGGGCCGGCCACCTCGTGCACGACGATCAACCTGCCGCCTACCGGGCCGAAGTCGAGGATTTCCTGCGCCGGACCCTTGTTTGA
- a CDS encoding acyl-CoA dehydrogenase family protein → MIDFSIPAELAAERDRVRQFVIDKIVPYERDPRLTAHGPTDDLRQELVELARAEKLLTVQAPVALGGRGLSHIEQAVLYEAAGWSTLGPVAMNCAAPDEGNMFLLSKVANQEQTERFLQPVIDGHQRSVFAMTEPDGAGSDPNQLTTAATFDGENFTINGRKWLITGADGAKTWIIMARLADNPHLPAGPTLFLCDGDAPGIVIERIMNTMDRNYVGGHAVVRFENLVLPRESVLGETGQALRYAQLRLAPARLTHCMRWLGAAERAQSIAIDYAKTRTAFGKPIGEHQGVSFMLADNEIALHQCRLTIWHACWLMDQGEKARHESSIAKSFVSEELFKVTDRCVQVLGGIGISDETVVEMIFRDMRAFRLYDGPTEVHKYAIGRQILR, encoded by the coding sequence ATGATCGACTTCTCGATTCCCGCCGAACTCGCCGCCGAACGCGATCGGGTACGCCAATTCGTCATCGACAAGATCGTCCCCTACGAGCGTGATCCACGGCTGACCGCGCACGGCCCCACCGACGACCTCCGCCAGGAGCTGGTCGAATTGGCGCGCGCCGAAAAGCTGCTGACCGTGCAGGCCCCCGTCGCCCTGGGCGGCCGCGGACTCAGTCATATCGAGCAGGCCGTGCTCTACGAGGCAGCCGGCTGGTCCACCCTCGGCCCGGTCGCCATGAACTGCGCCGCACCCGACGAGGGCAATATGTTCCTGCTCTCCAAGGTCGCGAACCAGGAGCAGACCGAGCGCTTCCTGCAGCCGGTCATCGACGGCCATCAGCGTTCGGTCTTCGCCATGACCGAACCGGACGGCGCGGGCTCGGACCCGAACCAGCTCACCACCGCCGCCACCTTCGACGGCGAGAACTTCACCATCAACGGCCGCAAATGGCTGATCACCGGCGCCGACGGCGCGAAGACGTGGATCATCATGGCGCGCTTGGCCGATAACCCGCACCTGCCCGCGGGCCCGACCCTGTTCCTCTGCGACGGCGACGCGCCCGGCATCGTCATCGAACGCATCATGAACACCATGGACCGCAATTACGTCGGCGGCCATGCGGTGGTGCGCTTCGAAAACCTTGTGCTGCCCAGGGAATCGGTGCTCGGCGAGACCGGACAGGCGCTGCGGTACGCCCAATTGCGGCTCGCCCCGGCCCGTCTCACGCACTGCATGCGCTGGCTGGGCGCGGCCGAGCGCGCACAGTCCATCGCCATCGACTACGCCAAGACCCGCACCGCCTTCGGCAAGCCGATCGGCGAGCACCAGGGCGTGTCGTTCATGCTGGCGGACAATGAGATCGCACTGCACCAGTGCCGCCTCACCATCTGGCACGCCTGCTGGCTGATGGATCAGGGCGAGAAGGCCCGGCACGAGAGTTCCATCGCCAAATCGTTCGTCTCCGAGGAACTGTTCAAGGTCACCGACCGCTGCGTCCAGGTGCTCGGCGGCATCGGCATCAGCGATGAAACCGTGGTGGAGATGATCTTCCGCGATATGCGCGCGTTCCGTCTCTACGACGGCCCGACCGAGGTACACAAGTACGCCATCGGCCGCCAGATCTTGCGTTAA
- a CDS encoding enoyl-CoA hydratase/isomerase family protein: MSSELHVDVSDGVAVLTLNRPSQQNALTPKMAAALGAALRRCDTEDAIGAVVLTGTPPAFCAGADLSLKSGEVNGLIDPPPFRIRKPVIAAVNGHAVGIGLEIALQCDLRYVARDAVYGLNQVRRGALAGGYAHWTLPRLVGNANAADLLLTGRTFDGEEAQVLGVANSCLPASEVLPTALAVAHDIAHGSAPLPVALSKRLLWEAPAMTPETVGRLETELNDYVAKSSDGGEGVAALKDRRPPKWTGSVSSEWPAWDAVTGSAPRPGLD; the protein is encoded by the coding sequence ATGAGTTCGGAACTGCATGTGGACGTGTCCGACGGGGTCGCTGTGCTCACGCTCAATCGCCCCTCTCAGCAGAACGCGCTCACGCCGAAGATGGCGGCGGCACTGGGTGCGGCGCTGCGGCGCTGCGATACCGAGGATGCGATCGGCGCGGTCGTCCTCACCGGCACGCCGCCCGCATTCTGTGCGGGTGCGGATCTGTCGCTCAAGTCCGGCGAGGTGAACGGGCTCATCGATCCGCCGCCCTTCCGCATTCGTAAACCGGTCATCGCCGCGGTGAACGGGCATGCGGTGGGCATCGGCCTGGAGATCGCGCTGCAGTGCGATCTGCGGTACGTGGCGCGCGATGCGGTGTACGGCCTCAATCAGGTTCGCCGCGGCGCCCTGGCCGGCGGCTACGCGCACTGGACGCTGCCCCGGCTGGTCGGCAATGCCAATGCCGCCGATCTGCTGCTCACCGGCCGCACCTTCGACGGTGAAGAGGCGCAGGTGCTCGGTGTGGCCAATTCCTGCCTGCCCGCCAGCGAGGTGCTGCCGACCGCGCTCGCGGTGGCGCACGATATCGCGCACGGTTCCGCGCCGCTTCCGGTGGCGCTGTCCAAGCGACTGCTGTGGGAGGCGCCCGCCATGACGCCGGAAACCGTGGGCCGCCTGGAAACCGAGCTCAACGACTATGTCGCCAAGAGTTCCGACGGCGGCGAGGGCGTGGCCGCGCTCAAGGATCGCAGGCCGCCGAAGTGGACCGGGAGCGTCAGCTCCGAATGGCCGGCCTGGGATGCGGTCACCGGCAGTGCGCCCCGCCCCGGACTGGACTGA
- a CDS encoding DUF4190 domain-containing protein, whose amino-acid sequence MVIPQQPIGAPTEHEYATAVLIMGALSVFCCGALGPVAWVMGRRALNEIEASGGAYGGRVQVVVGYVLGIVGTIFMVLFGILFLMMVVSGRA is encoded by the coding sequence GTGGTCATCCCTCAGCAGCCCATCGGCGCACCCACCGAGCACGAGTATGCGACGGCGGTGTTGATCATGGGAGCGCTCAGCGTGTTCTGCTGTGGCGCACTGGGGCCCGTGGCCTGGGTCATGGGGCGGCGCGCACTGAACGAGATCGAGGCGTCGGGTGGCGCCTACGGTGGACGGGTCCAGGTGGTGGTCGGCTACGTGCTGGGCATCGTCGGGACCATATTCATGGTCCTGTTCGGAATCCTGTTCCTGATGATGGTCGTCAGCGGAAGGGCTTGA
- the rlmB gene encoding 23S rRNA (guanosine(2251)-2'-O)-methyltransferase RlmB — MAGNSQRRGATRKDGTKKGAVVGSGGKRSRGLAGRGATPPAVERTKHPAAKRAKAAAKAKTSAADARSRNASRPIAGRKDNEGPELVLGRNPVVECLRAEVPATALYVAVGTENDDRLTESVKIAADTGITILEVPRSDLDKMSRNGMHQGVALQVPPYRYAHPDDMVARVRASGEPALLVALDNISDPRNLGAVIRSVSAFGGHGVVIPQRRSASVTAVAWRTSAGAAARLPVARATNLTRTLKDWANEGYQIVGLDAGGDTHLDEFDGSAPTVIVVGSEGKGLSRLVRETCDAIISIPMAGPVESLNASVAAGVVLADIARQRRA, encoded by the coding sequence ATGGCAGGCAATTCGCAGCGACGCGGTGCGACCCGCAAGGACGGCACCAAGAAGGGCGCCGTCGTCGGCTCCGGCGGCAAGCGCAGCCGCGGGCTCGCGGGCCGGGGCGCGACGCCGCCCGCGGTCGAGCGCACCAAACATCCCGCGGCCAAGCGGGCCAAGGCGGCGGCGAAGGCGAAGACCTCCGCCGCGGACGCGCGCAGCCGCAATGCGAGCCGTCCGATCGCCGGGCGCAAGGACAATGAGGGCCCGGAACTGGTGCTCGGCCGCAACCCCGTGGTGGAGTGCCTGCGCGCGGAGGTTCCGGCGACCGCGCTGTACGTCGCGGTCGGCACCGAGAACGACGACCGGCTCACCGAATCGGTGAAGATCGCCGCGGATACCGGCATCACCATCCTCGAGGTGCCGCGCAGCGATCTGGACAAGATGAGCCGCAACGGTATGCACCAGGGCGTCGCCCTGCAGGTGCCGCCGTACCGCTACGCGCATCCGGACGACATGGTGGCGCGCGTGCGAGCCTCCGGCGAGCCGGCCCTGCTGGTGGCGCTCGACAATATTTCCGACCCGCGCAATCTGGGTGCGGTCATTCGCTCGGTGTCCGCGTTCGGTGGTCACGGCGTGGTCATCCCGCAGCGGCGCAGTGCCAGCGTCACCGCTGTCGCATGGCGCACCAGCGCCGGTGCGGCGGCGCGCCTGCCCGTCGCGCGCGCCACGAATCTCACTCGCACCCTGAAGGATTGGGCGAACGAGGGCTACCAGATCGTCGGCCTGGACGCCGGCGGCGACACCCATCTGGACGAATTCGACGGCAGCGCACCGACTGTCATCGTGGTGGGCTCCGAAGGTAAGGGCCTGTCCCGCCTGGTTCGCGAAACCTGCGACGCCATCATCTCCATTCCGATGGCCGGACCGGTGGAATCGCTCAATGCCTCCGTGGCGGCGGGCGTGGTCCTCGCCGACATCGCGCGCCAGCGCCGCGCCTGA